A portion of the Alphaproteobacteria bacterium genome contains these proteins:
- a CDS encoding electron transfer flavoprotein subunit beta/FixA family protein, which translates to MKKILVPVKRVVDYNIKVRPKADGSDVDIAHAKMSMNPFDEIAVEEAVRCKEKGLTEEITVVTIGPEAAQETLRTALALGADKAIHIVANEYREPINVAKLLSAIVRRDSYDCVIMGKQAIDDDCNQTGQMLAALLDWPQGTFASKLDAQGSEIMVTREIDGGLETLALKLPAVVTTDLRLNEPRYASLPNIMKAKSKPLEKIQEADLGMALSKHQECIKVAEPPTRQAGIKVASVEDLLSKLKSEAKVF; encoded by the coding sequence ATGAAAAAGATACTTGTTCCCGTTAAGCGTGTTGTGGATTACAACATTAAAGTGCGTCCAAAGGCTGATGGCTCTGATGTTGATATCGCTCATGCCAAAATGTCGATGAACCCATTTGATGAGATTGCCGTTGAAGAGGCTGTGCGCTGTAAGGAAAAAGGCCTTACAGAAGAAATCACAGTTGTGACCATTGGTCCGGAAGCAGCGCAAGAAACACTGAGAACAGCATTGGCTTTAGGTGCAGATAAAGCGATTCACATTGTGGCAAATGAGTATCGTGAACCGATTAATGTTGCGAAACTTCTCTCAGCCATTGTGAGAAGAGATTCATACGATTGCGTGATTATGGGCAAGCAAGCCATTGATGACGATTGCAATCAAACAGGACAAATGTTAGCGGCTCTACTCGACTGGCCGCAAGGGACTTTCGCATCAAAGCTTGATGCACAAGGATCAGAAATTATGGTCACCCGTGAGATCGATGGTGGTCTTGAAACGCTCGCACTCAAATTGCCAGCTGTTGTAACAACAGATTTGCGTTTAAATGAACCGCGCTATGCAAGCCTGCCAAATATTATGAAGGCGAAAAGCAAGCCGCTTGAAAAAATTCAAGAAGCTGATTTAGGGATGGCTCTCTCAAAACATCAGGAATGCATCAAAGTTGCAGAACCACCAACACGTCAGGCTGGTATCAAAGTTGCATCTGTTGAAGATTTGCTCAGCAAACTGAAGTCTGAAGCAAAAGTATTCTAA
- a CDS encoding FAD-binding protein: MGKVLIIAEHDGKTIKPSTYHIAKAAQKISGGAYDAYIAGSSIGSLAANLGKMDSCVSVYAADAAHLGHQLAENIAPALASLIKDKGYTHVLAPATTFGKNLMPRVAALLDVSMLSEVTAIQSADTFERPIYAGNVISTVKSLDPIKVMTVRATAFDAVSVGSGSAKTEAAPAGADKGLSRFVKQELSVSERPELTAARIVISGGRGMGSGDNFKMIERIADKLNAAIGASRAAVDAGYVPNDYQVGQTGKIVAPDLYIAVGISGAIQHLAGMKDSKIIVAINKDEDAPIFQIADYGLVGDLFQILPELEKKLDGYLG; this comes from the coding sequence ATGGGAAAAGTTCTGATCATCGCCGAACATGACGGCAAAACAATTAAACCTTCAACCTACCATATTGCGAAGGCTGCGCAAAAAATCTCAGGCGGGGCTTATGATGCTTATATTGCAGGCTCAAGCATTGGCTCTTTGGCTGCAAACTTAGGCAAAATGGATTCATGCGTATCGGTCTATGCTGCAGATGCGGCGCATCTTGGGCATCAACTGGCTGAAAATATAGCGCCAGCGCTTGCCTCTTTGATTAAGGATAAAGGCTATACGCATGTTTTAGCGCCAGCAACAACATTTGGTAAAAACCTTATGCCACGCGTTGCGGCTTTATTAGATGTGTCAATGCTATCTGAAGTCACAGCCATTCAATCTGCTGACACGTTTGAGCGTCCGATCTATGCAGGGAATGTGATTTCAACAGTGAAATCTTTGGATCCAATCAAGGTGATGACAGTGCGGGCAACAGCTTTTGATGCTGTGTCTGTTGGGTCAGGCTCAGCGAAAACAGAAGCAGCACCAGCGGGAGCAGACAAGGGGCTTTCTCGCTTTGTGAAACAAGAGCTTTCTGTTTCTGAAAGACCTGAATTGACAGCGGCGCGCATTGTGATTTCTGGCGGTCGTGGTATGGGATCGGGTGATAATTTCAAAATGATTGAACGCATTGCTGATAAATTGAATGCAGCTATTGGTGCCTCACGTGCAGCAGTTGATGCGGGTTATGTGCCGAATGACTACCAAGTAGGGCAAACAGGTAAGATTGTGGCTCCTGACTTATATATTGCTGTTGGAATTTCTGGCGCAATTCAGCATTTAGCTGGGATGAAAGATAGTAAGATCATCGTTGCGATCAATAAGGATGAAGATGCCCCAATTTTCCAAATTGCAGACTATGGCTTGGTGGGCGATCTGTTCCAAATTCTCCCAGAGCTTGAGAAGAAGCTTGATGGCTATTTAGGGTGA